The Terriglobus roseus sequence AAGTCCACCTTGCAAAGCAGCAGGGGGATGTCTGATCCGCTCCAGCAGACGATGCTGTGGGGTGCGCTTTGGGAGAATGTCCACACGGCACGTTCTGCTCCGCGCGGCTACGTCGCGCTGGCCCTGCAGGACCTGCCGCATCAGTCCGACGAAACACTGGCGCGGTTGCAATATGCGCGCGTCAACGGTGCTCTGCAACGCTACGTGAGCGACACAACGCGCGCCCCGCTGGTTGCACAGCTTGAGTCGGTTGCGACGGACCGCATGCGGAACGCGCCTGCGCCAGGCCTGCGCATCGTCGCCTTCCGCATGCTGACAGCGGCCGCCGAAACGCCCTCCGCACGGGACACTCTGAAGTCGATGCTTGATGGCAAGACGACTATTCCCGGTGTCGATCTGCGGCCACTGGATCGCTGGAGCATGGTGGGGCGCCTCATCGCAGTGAACGACATGGAGGCATCCGCGCGCCTGGCGGCAGAGATCAAGCGCGACACCACGGACGATGGTCGCAAGTACGCCTTCGCCGTGCAGGCCGGTGTGCCGGATGCCGGGACCAAGGAGCGCTACTTCACCATGTATCAGCAACCTCCGACTGCGGCTGGAGCGCAGCAGGAGGACTGGCTCTCACAGAGCCTGGGCGCCTTCAACAATGTGCGGCAGACTTCGCTGACACTGCCCTATCTGCAACGCAGCCTGGACCAGTTGCCGGAGATCAAGCGGGATCGCAAGATCTTTTACCTGGGAGTGTGGCTTGGAGCATTTCTGGGTGGGCAGACCTCGCCGCAGGCGGAAGCGGTCGTGAAGGAGTGGCTGGCGAAGCCGGGCATCGATGCCGATCTGCGAAGGAAAGTATTGGAGAACGCTGACCCGCTGGAACGGACCGTGCGCATTCGCGCGAAGTTCCCGGACTAGTGTCGAGCTATTGGTCTCTGACGAATCGGATGGAGACTGTTTTCGGAGGGGCATGGCCTTAGCCGTTCCATTTACATCGCCCCAAAGAGCTGGGCTTTAGCCCCTGAGGAAATTCGCCTCAGCGGCTAAAGCCTTTACTGAAGTGCGTTGCTATCGCATGGCTAAAGCCATGCGCCTCCGAAAGCAAAGGCTAGGCGCGGATCGCGATCTTCGCCGCGACGTCGTCCGCGGCTTCGTTGCCATCCCGTACGGGGCTCATATAGCGACGCCACCACATGGTGTTGACCGCTTCGCCCGTGAACTCGGAGGGAGCGCCCGGCTCCGGCAGCCAGAGGGGCAGGCCCGCCTGTGCGGCCAGCTCCGTGATGCGCTCCGGCGGCTGGAACCAGTCGTGAAAGGCCAGGTTGAACAATCCCCAATGAATGGGAAAGAGTGTTTTCGCCTGCAGATCCGCGGCGGCTCGCATGGCATTATCCGGCCCCAGGTGAATCTGGTCCCACAGCGGGTCGAAGGCGCCAACCTCAAGCATTGCAAGATCGAACGGGCCGAAGCGTTCTCCGATTTCGCGGAAGCCTTCGTAGTATCCAGAATCTGCGCCGTGGTACAGGGTGTGCTTTGCCGTCTGCAGCGCAAAGGACGACCACAGTGTCGTGTAGCGCTTCAGGGAGCGGCCGCTGAAGTGACGTGCAGGCAGCGCCGTCACGGTCAGCGGCGTGGCGCTGGAACCGGGCACGGTAAAGCTGTCCATCCAGTTCAGTTCCTGGATTTTCGCAGCCGGTACTCCCCATCGCCGCAGGTGCGTTCCCACACCAATGGAACAAACGAACACCGGCGTGCGTTCTATGAGTTGTTGCACCGCTGCAGAGTCCAGGTGATCGTAGTGATCGTGTGTCAGCAGAACGGCGTCCAGTCGTGGCAGGTCAGCCATGGGCAGCGGCGGCGCGTAGAAGCGCTCCGGGCCGAACCAT is a genomic window containing:
- a CDS encoding MBL fold metallo-hydrolase — translated: MSLLRPARFEDGIYLNPVPTEVGATQHFPAMLRRLLTGKEERVPRRTLGPFHTAPAIFRAAPASGLRITWLGHSSLLFEIDGTTLLIDPVFSKRASFVQWFGPERFYAPPLPMADLPRLDAVLLTHDHYDHLDSAAVQQLIERTPVFVCSIGVGTHLRRWGVPAAKIQELNWMDSFTVPGSSATPLTVTALPARHFSGRSLKRYTTLWSSFALQTAKHTLYHGADSGYYEGFREIGERFGPFDLAMLEVGAFDPLWDQIHLGPDNAMRAAADLQAKTLFPIHWGLFNLAFHDWFQPPERITELAAQAGLPLWLPEPGAPSEFTGEAVNTMWWRRYMSPVRDGNEAADDVAAKIAIRA